One genomic segment of Syngnathus acus chromosome 1, fSynAcu1.2, whole genome shotgun sequence includes these proteins:
- the pcdh10a gene encoding protocadherin-10a isoform X3 gives MIRLLFLVSILDGALSQLRYSVAEEQEPGTVVGNIAEDLGLDITKLSARHFRTVPNSRTPYLEMNLENGALVVREKIDREEICKQTIPCLLHLEVFLDNPLELFRVEIEVMDINDNSPRFPETDISVEISESAIPGTRFPVENAFDPDVGANALSTYAITNNNNFYLDVQTQSDGNKFAELVLEKPLDRELQAVHRYVLTAVDGGNPQRTGTALLVVKVLDSNDNAPTFDQSVYSVNLRENSPVGTQVIQLNATDVDEGQNGEIIYSFSNHNTPRIKDLFSIDARTGRIEVAGEVDYEESNTHQIYVQAKDLGANAVPAHCKVLVKLVDVNDNTPEIGFSTVTESVSEEDAPGTVIALFSVSDRDSGENGLMSCEILGDVPFKLKSSFKNYYTIVTDGPLDRETTESYTITVVAKDKGQPALATSKSIKVHVSDENDNAPRFTQVVYDVYVTENNVPGAFIHAVSALDPDIGQNALLTYSILECDIQGMSVDTYVSINQDTGYLYALRSFDYEQLKEFSFMVQAKDTGTPELFSNATVNVIIVDQNDNAPTVIAPIGKNGTAKEPLPRSAEPGYLVTRVVAMDADDGENARLSYSISRGNEMGMFRMDWRTGELRTARRISHKRDSQGHYDLLIEVRDHGQPPLSSSASVSVILVDSVVEGRSGDRGSASKAKETSLDLTLILIIALGSVSFIFLLAMIVLAVRCQKDKKLNLYTCLLAGDCCMCCGSCCSRHARGRKQKKLSKSDIMLVQSTNVTSGVGPVGQVPVEESGVGSVGGGFGSHHHQNQNSYCYQVCLTPESAKTDLMFLKPCSPSRSTDTDHTNPCGALVTGYSDQQPDIISNGSILSSENKHQRAELSYLVDRPRRVNSSAFQEADIVSSKDSGHGDSEQGDSDHDATNRGHSAGADLFSNCTEECKALGHSDRCWMPSFVPSDGRQGPDYRSNLHVPGMDATLPDTEDGQRSQSHNSLHHHLHPQQPQYSSSTLERKEYDRGTLPYKSTFFCEYQYDKSLGPFDFGLVQHRY, from the exons ATGATTCGATTGCTTTTTCTGGTCTCCATCCTGGATGGAGCGCTCTCTCAGCTCCGTTACTCGGTGGCAGAGGAACAGGAGCCCGGCACCGTGGTTGGAAATATTGCAGAGGATTTGGGGCTGGACATTACCAAACTTTCCGCTCGCCATTTTCGGACTGTGCCTAATTCACGGACACCCTATCTGGAAATGAATTTAGAAAACGGCGCACTTGTGGTGAGAGAGAAAATTGACCGCGAAGAAATCTGCAAGCAGACCATCCCGTGCCTACTGCACCTGGAGGTGTTTTTGGACAACCCATTGGAACTCTTTCGCGTCGAGATTGAAGTGATGGATATCAACGACAATTCACCCAGGTTTCCCGAGACGGACATTTCGGTGGAAATATCCGAGAGCGCCATCCCCGGGACGCGCTTCCCAGTGGAGAACGCCTTCGACCCGGACGTGGGCGCAAATGCTCTCAGCACATACGCCATCACCAATAATAACAATTTTTACCTGGACGTGCAGACTCAAAGTGACGGGAACAAGTTCGCCGAGCTTGTGCTGGAGAAGCCTCTGGACAGGGAGCTGCAAGCTGTGCACCGCTACGTACTCACCGCGGTGGACGGAGGTAACCCTCAGCGCACCGGAACCGCGCTCCTCGTCGTTAAAGTTCTTGATTCGAACGACAACGCGCCCACTTTTGACCAATCCGTCTACTCTGTTAACTTGCGCGAAAATTCCCCCGTGGGCACCCAAGTAATTCAGCTCAACGCCACCGACGTCGACGAGGGGCAAAACGGggaaattatttattcattcagcaACCACAACACCCCCCGGATTAAAGACTTATTCAGCATTGATGCGAGAACAGGCAGAATAGAGGTGGCCGGTGAGGTGGACTATGAGGAGAGCAACACACACCAGATTTACGTGCAGGCAAAAGATTTGGGGGCGAATGCTGTCCCCGCTCATTGCAAAGTGCTCGTGAAACTCGTGGACGTGAACGATAACACTCCTGAGATTGGCTTCAGTACCGTGACCGAGTCCGTGAGCGAGGAGGATGCCCCCGGCACCGTGATTGCACTTTTCAGCGTCTCGGATCGGGACTCGGGCGAGAACGGTTTAATGAGCTGTGAGATCCTGGGAGATGTCCCTTTCAAGCTCAAGTCGTCTTTTAAGAACTACTACACTATTGTGACGGACGGCCCGCTGGACCGTGAGACAACTGAGTCCTACACCATCACGGTGGTGGCAAAAGATAAGGGGCAGCCCGCTCTTGCCACCAGCAAGTCCATAAAAGTGCACGTCTCTGATGAGAATGACAACGCGCCCCGTTTTACGCAGGTGGTTTATGACGTGTATGTGACCGAGAATAATGTGCCCGGGGCTTTCATTCATGCTGTGAGCGCTTTAGACCCTGATATTGGACAGAACGCTCTTCTTACTTACTCCATATTGGAGTGTGACATACAGGGCATGTCTGTGGACACTTATGTTTCCATAAATCAGGACACCGGTTACCTTTACGCACTGCGCTCTTTCGATTATGAGCAGCTCAAAGAGTTCAGCTTCATGGTCCAGGCAAAGGACACAGGAACACCTGAGCTCTTCTCGAATGCCACTGTGAACGTGATCATAGTGGACCAAAACGATAACGCCCCAACTGTCATAGCCCCCATTGGTAAAAATGGCACTGCTAAGGAGCCCCTGCCACGGTCTGCTGAGCCTGGCTACCTTGTGACACGCGTCGTGGCCATGGACGCGGACGACGGCGAGAACGCTCGGTTATCCTACAGCATCTCGCGTGGCAACGAGATGGGCATGTTTCGGATGGACTGGAGGACGGGGGAGCTCAGGACCGCCCGCCGGATCTCTCACAAGCGGGACTCTCAGGGCCATTATGACCTGCTAATAGAAGTGAGGGACCACGGGCAGCCCCCCCTCTCTTCGTCAGCCAGCGTGAGTGTGATATTAGTGGACAGTGTGGTCGAAGGTCGCAGTGGAGATCGCGGCTCTGCCTCCAAGGCAAAGGAGACCTCTCTCGACCTGACGCTCATTCTCATCATAGCCCTCGGCTCGGTGTCCTTTATCTTCCTCTTGGCCATGATTGTCTTGGCCGTGCGTTGCCAAAAGGACAAGAAACTCAACCTGTACACCTGCCTATTAGCTGGTGACTGTTGCATGTGTTGCGGCTCCTGTTGCAGCAGGCACGCTCGAGGCCGCAAGCAGAAGAAGCTGAGTAAGTCCGACATCATGTTGGTTCAGAGTACCAATGTGACATCAGGCGTTGGGCCTGTGGGGCAGGTGCCCGTGGAGGAGTCAGGAGTCGGCAGTGTCGGAGGTGGATTTGGCTCCCATCATCACCAGAATCAGAACTCCTACTGCTACCAAGTGTGTCTGACACCAGAATCGGCCAAAACTGATCTGATGTTCCTGAAGCCATGCAGCCCCTCACGAAGCACCGATACGGACCACACCAACCCGTGTGGCGCCTTAGTTACTGGTTACAGCGACCAACAACCAGACATCATATCCAACGGCAGTATTCTTTCCAGTGAG AATAAACACCAACGTGCGGAACTCAGCTACCTGGTGGACAGACCAAGACGTGTTAACAG TTCGGCATTTCAAGAAGCAGACATTGTGAGCTCCAAAGACAGTGGTCATGGTGATAGCGAACAAGGCGACAGTGACCATGATGCCACAAATCGGGGTCATTCTGCCG GTGCTGATCTGTTCTCCAACTGCACAGAAGAGTGCAAAGCCCTGGGCCACTCCGACCGCTGCTGGATGCCATCTTTCGTCCCATCCGATGGACGCCAGGGGCCAGACTATCGCAGCAACCTCCATGTCCCCGGAATGGATGCCACACTGCCAGACACTGAG gatggtcaaaggtcacagtcaCACAACAGCCTTCACCATCACCTCCATCCGCAACAGCCGCAGTACAGCTCCAGCACGCTAGAGAGGAAAGAGTATGATAGGGGGACCCTCCCGTACAAATCCACATTTTTCTGTGAGTATCAGTATGATAAATCCTTAGGACCCTTTGACTTTGGTCTGGTTCAGCACAGATACTAA
- the pcdh10a gene encoding protocadherin-10a isoform X1, translated as MIRLLFLVSILDGALSQLRYSVAEEQEPGTVVGNIAEDLGLDITKLSARHFRTVPNSRTPYLEMNLENGALVVREKIDREEICKQTIPCLLHLEVFLDNPLELFRVEIEVMDINDNSPRFPETDISVEISESAIPGTRFPVENAFDPDVGANALSTYAITNNNNFYLDVQTQSDGNKFAELVLEKPLDRELQAVHRYVLTAVDGGNPQRTGTALLVVKVLDSNDNAPTFDQSVYSVNLRENSPVGTQVIQLNATDVDEGQNGEIIYSFSNHNTPRIKDLFSIDARTGRIEVAGEVDYEESNTHQIYVQAKDLGANAVPAHCKVLVKLVDVNDNTPEIGFSTVTESVSEEDAPGTVIALFSVSDRDSGENGLMSCEILGDVPFKLKSSFKNYYTIVTDGPLDRETTESYTITVVAKDKGQPALATSKSIKVHVSDENDNAPRFTQVVYDVYVTENNVPGAFIHAVSALDPDIGQNALLTYSILECDIQGMSVDTYVSINQDTGYLYALRSFDYEQLKEFSFMVQAKDTGTPELFSNATVNVIIVDQNDNAPTVIAPIGKNGTAKEPLPRSAEPGYLVTRVVAMDADDGENARLSYSISRGNEMGMFRMDWRTGELRTARRISHKRDSQGHYDLLIEVRDHGQPPLSSSASVSVILVDSVVEGRSGDRGSASKAKETSLDLTLILIIALGSVSFIFLLAMIVLAVRCQKDKKLNLYTCLLAGDCCMCCGSCCSRHARGRKQKKLSKSDIMLVQSTNVTSGVGPVGQVPVEESGVGSVGGGFGSHHHQNQNSYCYQVCLTPESAKTDLMFLKPCSPSRSTDTDHTNPCGALVTGYSDQQPDIISNGSILSSENKHQRAELSYLVDRPRRVNSSAFQEADIVSSKDSGHGDSEQGDSDHDATNRGHSAGADLFSNCTEECKALGHSDRCWMPSFVPSDGRQGPDYRSNLHVPGMDATLPDTEVPSSVNLSDQVALTSSTASSSNKSFFTFGKDGQRSQSHNSLHHHLHPQQPQYSSSTLERKEYDRGTLPYKSTFFCEYQYDKSLGPFDFGLVQHRY; from the exons ATGATTCGATTGCTTTTTCTGGTCTCCATCCTGGATGGAGCGCTCTCTCAGCTCCGTTACTCGGTGGCAGAGGAACAGGAGCCCGGCACCGTGGTTGGAAATATTGCAGAGGATTTGGGGCTGGACATTACCAAACTTTCCGCTCGCCATTTTCGGACTGTGCCTAATTCACGGACACCCTATCTGGAAATGAATTTAGAAAACGGCGCACTTGTGGTGAGAGAGAAAATTGACCGCGAAGAAATCTGCAAGCAGACCATCCCGTGCCTACTGCACCTGGAGGTGTTTTTGGACAACCCATTGGAACTCTTTCGCGTCGAGATTGAAGTGATGGATATCAACGACAATTCACCCAGGTTTCCCGAGACGGACATTTCGGTGGAAATATCCGAGAGCGCCATCCCCGGGACGCGCTTCCCAGTGGAGAACGCCTTCGACCCGGACGTGGGCGCAAATGCTCTCAGCACATACGCCATCACCAATAATAACAATTTTTACCTGGACGTGCAGACTCAAAGTGACGGGAACAAGTTCGCCGAGCTTGTGCTGGAGAAGCCTCTGGACAGGGAGCTGCAAGCTGTGCACCGCTACGTACTCACCGCGGTGGACGGAGGTAACCCTCAGCGCACCGGAACCGCGCTCCTCGTCGTTAAAGTTCTTGATTCGAACGACAACGCGCCCACTTTTGACCAATCCGTCTACTCTGTTAACTTGCGCGAAAATTCCCCCGTGGGCACCCAAGTAATTCAGCTCAACGCCACCGACGTCGACGAGGGGCAAAACGGggaaattatttattcattcagcaACCACAACACCCCCCGGATTAAAGACTTATTCAGCATTGATGCGAGAACAGGCAGAATAGAGGTGGCCGGTGAGGTGGACTATGAGGAGAGCAACACACACCAGATTTACGTGCAGGCAAAAGATTTGGGGGCGAATGCTGTCCCCGCTCATTGCAAAGTGCTCGTGAAACTCGTGGACGTGAACGATAACACTCCTGAGATTGGCTTCAGTACCGTGACCGAGTCCGTGAGCGAGGAGGATGCCCCCGGCACCGTGATTGCACTTTTCAGCGTCTCGGATCGGGACTCGGGCGAGAACGGTTTAATGAGCTGTGAGATCCTGGGAGATGTCCCTTTCAAGCTCAAGTCGTCTTTTAAGAACTACTACACTATTGTGACGGACGGCCCGCTGGACCGTGAGACAACTGAGTCCTACACCATCACGGTGGTGGCAAAAGATAAGGGGCAGCCCGCTCTTGCCACCAGCAAGTCCATAAAAGTGCACGTCTCTGATGAGAATGACAACGCGCCCCGTTTTACGCAGGTGGTTTATGACGTGTATGTGACCGAGAATAATGTGCCCGGGGCTTTCATTCATGCTGTGAGCGCTTTAGACCCTGATATTGGACAGAACGCTCTTCTTACTTACTCCATATTGGAGTGTGACATACAGGGCATGTCTGTGGACACTTATGTTTCCATAAATCAGGACACCGGTTACCTTTACGCACTGCGCTCTTTCGATTATGAGCAGCTCAAAGAGTTCAGCTTCATGGTCCAGGCAAAGGACACAGGAACACCTGAGCTCTTCTCGAATGCCACTGTGAACGTGATCATAGTGGACCAAAACGATAACGCCCCAACTGTCATAGCCCCCATTGGTAAAAATGGCACTGCTAAGGAGCCCCTGCCACGGTCTGCTGAGCCTGGCTACCTTGTGACACGCGTCGTGGCCATGGACGCGGACGACGGCGAGAACGCTCGGTTATCCTACAGCATCTCGCGTGGCAACGAGATGGGCATGTTTCGGATGGACTGGAGGACGGGGGAGCTCAGGACCGCCCGCCGGATCTCTCACAAGCGGGACTCTCAGGGCCATTATGACCTGCTAATAGAAGTGAGGGACCACGGGCAGCCCCCCCTCTCTTCGTCAGCCAGCGTGAGTGTGATATTAGTGGACAGTGTGGTCGAAGGTCGCAGTGGAGATCGCGGCTCTGCCTCCAAGGCAAAGGAGACCTCTCTCGACCTGACGCTCATTCTCATCATAGCCCTCGGCTCGGTGTCCTTTATCTTCCTCTTGGCCATGATTGTCTTGGCCGTGCGTTGCCAAAAGGACAAGAAACTCAACCTGTACACCTGCCTATTAGCTGGTGACTGTTGCATGTGTTGCGGCTCCTGTTGCAGCAGGCACGCTCGAGGCCGCAAGCAGAAGAAGCTGAGTAAGTCCGACATCATGTTGGTTCAGAGTACCAATGTGACATCAGGCGTTGGGCCTGTGGGGCAGGTGCCCGTGGAGGAGTCAGGAGTCGGCAGTGTCGGAGGTGGATTTGGCTCCCATCATCACCAGAATCAGAACTCCTACTGCTACCAAGTGTGTCTGACACCAGAATCGGCCAAAACTGATCTGATGTTCCTGAAGCCATGCAGCCCCTCACGAAGCACCGATACGGACCACACCAACCCGTGTGGCGCCTTAGTTACTGGTTACAGCGACCAACAACCAGACATCATATCCAACGGCAGTATTCTTTCCAGTGAG AATAAACACCAACGTGCGGAACTCAGCTACCTGGTGGACAGACCAAGACGTGTTAACAG TTCGGCATTTCAAGAAGCAGACATTGTGAGCTCCAAAGACAGTGGTCATGGTGATAGCGAACAAGGCGACAGTGACCATGATGCCACAAATCGGGGTCATTCTGCCG GTGCTGATCTGTTCTCCAACTGCACAGAAGAGTGCAAAGCCCTGGGCCACTCCGACCGCTGCTGGATGCCATCTTTCGTCCCATCCGATGGACGCCAGGGGCCAGACTATCGCAGCAACCTCCATGTCCCCGGAATGGATGCCACACTGCCAGACACTGAGGTACCCTCCTCTGTCAACCTCTCCGACCAAGTCGCCTTGACATCGTCCACCGCTTCGTCCAGCAATAAGTCATTCTTCACCTTTGGCAAggatggtcaaaggtcacagtcaCACAACAGCCTTCACCATCACCTCCATCCGCAACAGCCGCAGTACAGCTCCAGCACGCTAGAGAGGAAAGAGTATGATAGGGGGACCCTCCCGTACAAATCCACATTTTTCTGTGAGTATCAGTATGATAAATCCTTAGGACCCTTTGACTTTGGTCTGGTTCAGCACAGATACTAA
- the pcdh10a gene encoding protocadherin-10a isoform X4, with the protein MIRLLFLVSILDGALSQLRYSVAEEQEPGTVVGNIAEDLGLDITKLSARHFRTVPNSRTPYLEMNLENGALVVREKIDREEICKQTIPCLLHLEVFLDNPLELFRVEIEVMDINDNSPRFPETDISVEISESAIPGTRFPVENAFDPDVGANALSTYAITNNNNFYLDVQTQSDGNKFAELVLEKPLDRELQAVHRYVLTAVDGGNPQRTGTALLVVKVLDSNDNAPTFDQSVYSVNLRENSPVGTQVIQLNATDVDEGQNGEIIYSFSNHNTPRIKDLFSIDARTGRIEVAGEVDYEESNTHQIYVQAKDLGANAVPAHCKVLVKLVDVNDNTPEIGFSTVTESVSEEDAPGTVIALFSVSDRDSGENGLMSCEILGDVPFKLKSSFKNYYTIVTDGPLDRETTESYTITVVAKDKGQPALATSKSIKVHVSDENDNAPRFTQVVYDVYVTENNVPGAFIHAVSALDPDIGQNALLTYSILECDIQGMSVDTYVSINQDTGYLYALRSFDYEQLKEFSFMVQAKDTGTPELFSNATVNVIIVDQNDNAPTVIAPIGKNGTAKEPLPRSAEPGYLVTRVVAMDADDGENARLSYSISRGNEMGMFRMDWRTGELRTARRISHKRDSQGHYDLLIEVRDHGQPPLSSSASVSVILVDSVVEGRSGDRGSASKAKETSLDLTLILIIALGSVSFIFLLAMIVLAVRCQKDKKLNLYTCLLAGDCCMCCGSCCSRHARGRKQKKLSKSDIMLVQSTNVTSGVGPVGQVPVEESGVGSVGGGFGSHHHQNQNSYCYQVCLTPESAKTDLMFLKPCSPSRSTDTDHTNPCGALVTGYSDQQPDIISNGSILSSENKHQRAELSYLVDRPRRVNSSAFQEADIVSSKDSGHGDSEQGDSDHDATNRGHSAGADLFSNCTEECKALGHSDRCWMPSFVPSDGRQGPDYRSNLHVPGMDATLPDTEPARGFASSFHVDLSETA; encoded by the exons ATGATTCGATTGCTTTTTCTGGTCTCCATCCTGGATGGAGCGCTCTCTCAGCTCCGTTACTCGGTGGCAGAGGAACAGGAGCCCGGCACCGTGGTTGGAAATATTGCAGAGGATTTGGGGCTGGACATTACCAAACTTTCCGCTCGCCATTTTCGGACTGTGCCTAATTCACGGACACCCTATCTGGAAATGAATTTAGAAAACGGCGCACTTGTGGTGAGAGAGAAAATTGACCGCGAAGAAATCTGCAAGCAGACCATCCCGTGCCTACTGCACCTGGAGGTGTTTTTGGACAACCCATTGGAACTCTTTCGCGTCGAGATTGAAGTGATGGATATCAACGACAATTCACCCAGGTTTCCCGAGACGGACATTTCGGTGGAAATATCCGAGAGCGCCATCCCCGGGACGCGCTTCCCAGTGGAGAACGCCTTCGACCCGGACGTGGGCGCAAATGCTCTCAGCACATACGCCATCACCAATAATAACAATTTTTACCTGGACGTGCAGACTCAAAGTGACGGGAACAAGTTCGCCGAGCTTGTGCTGGAGAAGCCTCTGGACAGGGAGCTGCAAGCTGTGCACCGCTACGTACTCACCGCGGTGGACGGAGGTAACCCTCAGCGCACCGGAACCGCGCTCCTCGTCGTTAAAGTTCTTGATTCGAACGACAACGCGCCCACTTTTGACCAATCCGTCTACTCTGTTAACTTGCGCGAAAATTCCCCCGTGGGCACCCAAGTAATTCAGCTCAACGCCACCGACGTCGACGAGGGGCAAAACGGggaaattatttattcattcagcaACCACAACACCCCCCGGATTAAAGACTTATTCAGCATTGATGCGAGAACAGGCAGAATAGAGGTGGCCGGTGAGGTGGACTATGAGGAGAGCAACACACACCAGATTTACGTGCAGGCAAAAGATTTGGGGGCGAATGCTGTCCCCGCTCATTGCAAAGTGCTCGTGAAACTCGTGGACGTGAACGATAACACTCCTGAGATTGGCTTCAGTACCGTGACCGAGTCCGTGAGCGAGGAGGATGCCCCCGGCACCGTGATTGCACTTTTCAGCGTCTCGGATCGGGACTCGGGCGAGAACGGTTTAATGAGCTGTGAGATCCTGGGAGATGTCCCTTTCAAGCTCAAGTCGTCTTTTAAGAACTACTACACTATTGTGACGGACGGCCCGCTGGACCGTGAGACAACTGAGTCCTACACCATCACGGTGGTGGCAAAAGATAAGGGGCAGCCCGCTCTTGCCACCAGCAAGTCCATAAAAGTGCACGTCTCTGATGAGAATGACAACGCGCCCCGTTTTACGCAGGTGGTTTATGACGTGTATGTGACCGAGAATAATGTGCCCGGGGCTTTCATTCATGCTGTGAGCGCTTTAGACCCTGATATTGGACAGAACGCTCTTCTTACTTACTCCATATTGGAGTGTGACATACAGGGCATGTCTGTGGACACTTATGTTTCCATAAATCAGGACACCGGTTACCTTTACGCACTGCGCTCTTTCGATTATGAGCAGCTCAAAGAGTTCAGCTTCATGGTCCAGGCAAAGGACACAGGAACACCTGAGCTCTTCTCGAATGCCACTGTGAACGTGATCATAGTGGACCAAAACGATAACGCCCCAACTGTCATAGCCCCCATTGGTAAAAATGGCACTGCTAAGGAGCCCCTGCCACGGTCTGCTGAGCCTGGCTACCTTGTGACACGCGTCGTGGCCATGGACGCGGACGACGGCGAGAACGCTCGGTTATCCTACAGCATCTCGCGTGGCAACGAGATGGGCATGTTTCGGATGGACTGGAGGACGGGGGAGCTCAGGACCGCCCGCCGGATCTCTCACAAGCGGGACTCTCAGGGCCATTATGACCTGCTAATAGAAGTGAGGGACCACGGGCAGCCCCCCCTCTCTTCGTCAGCCAGCGTGAGTGTGATATTAGTGGACAGTGTGGTCGAAGGTCGCAGTGGAGATCGCGGCTCTGCCTCCAAGGCAAAGGAGACCTCTCTCGACCTGACGCTCATTCTCATCATAGCCCTCGGCTCGGTGTCCTTTATCTTCCTCTTGGCCATGATTGTCTTGGCCGTGCGTTGCCAAAAGGACAAGAAACTCAACCTGTACACCTGCCTATTAGCTGGTGACTGTTGCATGTGTTGCGGCTCCTGTTGCAGCAGGCACGCTCGAGGCCGCAAGCAGAAGAAGCTGAGTAAGTCCGACATCATGTTGGTTCAGAGTACCAATGTGACATCAGGCGTTGGGCCTGTGGGGCAGGTGCCCGTGGAGGAGTCAGGAGTCGGCAGTGTCGGAGGTGGATTTGGCTCCCATCATCACCAGAATCAGAACTCCTACTGCTACCAAGTGTGTCTGACACCAGAATCGGCCAAAACTGATCTGATGTTCCTGAAGCCATGCAGCCCCTCACGAAGCACCGATACGGACCACACCAACCCGTGTGGCGCCTTAGTTACTGGTTACAGCGACCAACAACCAGACATCATATCCAACGGCAGTATTCTTTCCAGTGAG AATAAACACCAACGTGCGGAACTCAGCTACCTGGTGGACAGACCAAGACGTGTTAACAG TTCGGCATTTCAAGAAGCAGACATTGTGAGCTCCAAAGACAGTGGTCATGGTGATAGCGAACAAGGCGACAGTGACCATGATGCCACAAATCGGGGTCATTCTGCCG GTGCTGATCTGTTCTCCAACTGCACAGAAGAGTGCAAAGCCCTGGGCCACTCCGACCGCTGCTGGATGCCATCTTTCGTCCCATCCGATGGACGCCAGGGGCCAGACTATCGCAGCAACCTCCATGTCCCCGGAATGGATGCCACACTGCCAGACACTGAG CCCGCAAGAGGATTTGCTAGCTCATTCCATGTGGACCTGTCAGAGACAGCGTGA